One Methanocaldococcus villosus KIN24-T80 genomic window carries:
- a CDS encoding McrC family protein → MLITFYEYQEKDVEELKNELNLNEKEIFNLFKKINGGSEDKIFTLYYNKIKANNYVGFASIKDVSIQILPKIFKNSEEKEYLFLNMLNFAFDLKLEEKEVKAINSLSKAFYEIFIYLFAKSLLEEIKRGIYKDYIKIRGEEKFLKGKLLIEKEIRKLPHQRDRFFVEYFLFDENNLLNQIFYYTVITSLRKTKIRINKKYLSELMLIFDGIELKKINVEDFKKVKFTRLNNRFKKSFNLAKILLTSLGELRGEDAVGFFIDMNELFERFICNILKRKFSIGYQEEFNLLKETKYLDKIKQKPDFIVYKNGEVKFVLDAKYKEIEKNPSPDILRQIYTYAKKYKVPSALIFPKFKNYNNFKTIVDHCKFFDGTEIYLLVYNLETLKNNEIDKEFLNAINKLLNKFW, encoded by the coding sequence ATGTTAATTACTTTTTATGAATATCAGGAGAAAGATGTAGAAGAGCTAAAGAATGAACTAAACCTAAATGAAAAGGAGATTTTTAATTTATTTAAAAAAATAAATGGTGGATCTGAAGATAAGATATTCACCCTTTACTATAACAAAATAAAAGCCAACAATTATGTTGGATTTGCTTCTATAAAAGATGTTTCTATTCAAATTTTACCAAAAATCTTTAAAAATAGTGAAGAAAAAGAATATCTCTTCCTAAACATGCTTAACTTTGCCTTTGATTTAAAATTAGAAGAGAAAGAAGTTAAAGCAATAAACAGTCTATCAAAAGCCTTTTATGAAATTTTCATTTATCTATTTGCAAAATCTCTATTGGAAGAAATAAAAAGAGGAATTTATAAGGATTATATTAAAATTAGAGGGGAAGAAAAATTTCTAAAAGGAAAGTTGTTGATTGAGAAGGAGATAAGAAAACTTCCTCATCAAAGAGATAGATTTTTTGTTGAATATTTCTTATTTGATGAAAATAATTTATTGAATCAGATATTTTATTATACTGTTATAACTTCTTTAAGGAAAACAAAAATAAGGATCAATAAAAAATATCTAAGTGAGCTAATGTTAATATTTGATGGCATTGAACTAAAAAAGATAAATGTTGAAGATTTTAAAAAGGTTAAATTCACAAGATTAAACAATAGATTCAAAAAATCCTTTAATTTAGCTAAGATATTATTAACTTCCTTAGGAGAACTTAGAGGAGAAGATGCTGTTGGTTTCTTCATAGATATGAATGAATTGTTTGAGAGGTTTATATGCAACATACTAAAAAGAAAATTTTCCATTGGCTATCAGGAAGAATTTAATTTACTTAAAGAAACAAAATATTTAGATAAAATAAAACAAAAACCTGACTTTATAGTATATAAAAATGGAGAAGTAAAGTTTGTATTAGATGCAAAATACAAAGAAATTGAAAAAAACCCTTCTCCAGACATCCTTAGGCAGATCTACACTTATGCTAAAAAATATAAAGTTCCTTCAGCTTTGATATTCCCAAAGTTTAAAAATTATAACAATTTCAAAACAATTGTTGATCACTGTAAATTTTTTGATGGAACAGAGATTTATCTCTTAGTATATAACCTTGAAACATTAAAAAATAATGAGATAGATAAGGAATTTTTAAATGCCATTAATAAATTGCTAAATAAATTTTGGTGA